The Agelaius phoeniceus isolate bAgePho1 chromosome Z, bAgePho1.hap1, whole genome shotgun sequence genomic interval CCAGTGGGACTCCAGGATTATCTTTGACCAAGAACAGGGGATCTTCAACCCAAATGAAGTGGTGAAGATACGGTGTCCTGAGGGATACTGGCCTCCACCCATGGAGATCAAATGTGTGGCATTGAAGCCAAGGGACGGTTCCATGATTCCTTGTAGTCGCTGGATAGTGAGGAATAGCACAGACATCTGGCACCCTGTGGAAGGGAACTTGACCTGTGTGGGTAAGTGAGCAAGCCACACACTCCCAGTGCTCTCAGTCTGTGCTCCCCAGGCATGGAGAGCAATTCTGCACGTGTGGCACAGTGTCAGTGCCCTGTGCTCGGGGTGGTCAGGGCATGGCACAGAAATCCAGAGAAAATTCTGGACGCATCCCAGGTTTATGTCTGTGCTGTTGGCAACTCTGGCTTGTGTAGTCTGGGAGAAGGCAGAATGCCCTTGCCtaccctgtgctggggacaggctaGTGAGGGAATGGTGGCGTTGATGGAGTTTGATGTCAAagcttggaggggaagggagggagtgATCCTCTTGGAATGTTCACAGATGTCCTCCAGGTTGTCCCTGAGACCCTAGAGGTTTCCAGCACCAGCATCAAACTGAACTGGACCTGCAGGTTCCCTCGTATGTGCCAGAATATTCGGGCCAggtgccagctggagcagcattCCTCCTCAAACTGTGAGGCTGAGGAGGTGAAGGTAGAGGAGATACTGCAAGGCTGGGAGGGAACTTTCAcctgctcccctctgcagcccttcacTGTCTACAGTGTCACCATCTTCCTGCTGCCTAGCACAATCCTGTACACACGGCTCATCACGACAAAGGAAATGGGTATGTTTACATGAAATGTCAGGATGCCCTTCACCCTGAAGCTCAACCAGAGCATCTGCCCCCTGCTGTGATGGTCCTGGGATCAGAGCTGCTTGCAGCCTGTGGGGATCTGGGgaaggtgctgtgcagggccctACAGCAGGGCCTTCCCCCTCCTCACCACACCATTTTGGCTGCAGAGGCACAAGCAGCCTTTGTGGGGGGCAAGTAATTGCTATCCAGGTATGATCCTCTTCTCCTGTGCTTCCAGTGCCAGACAAGCCAGAGAAGCTGGAGGTGGATTCCAAAACGGGGTCCCTCACGTGGAAGGCGCTGCCCTCCTGCAAAGGGAAGATAATTGGATACCAGGTACCAGGAGTCCATGGAGTGCCCCTGGTGCCCCTCACCttgcctggagctctgtgcaggcaGCCTGAGGAGAGCTGGGAACCCTCCTTTGCCAGGGCCCACAGGCTAAACCCTGCTGGTGTTCCTGGTAGGGCCAGCTCCCCTCttgtgcccagccagcagcagcagcagctcctctccacagagctgcccaGTGCAGAAGCAGGATGTTGGTGCTACTGTCTAGCAGCTCCCTGTCCTTCCTCCAGCTGAACATCACCACCATGAGAGCAGAGGACGGCAGCTTGGTTGAATTCAGCCAGGTGTTGGTGAACCAGTCTGTCTCTGAGTATGTGCCACCTCATCAGACAGCTGGCAACAAATACCtggtgacagtgcagggcctgaCGGTCgctggggctgggcctgcaTCACAAGTGGAATTCCAAACCTACGTCCTGGGTAATGGTTGTTCTGCCCTATGTCTGGTTGGGGTGGCCTCTCAGGGGGTGAGTGCTGAGTCTGGAGCAGCttccagagctgtgtgtgcacccaccctgtcccagctcagacaggggcaggg includes:
- the LOC143692154 gene encoding uncharacterized protein LOC143692154, coding for MEIKCVALKPRDGSMIPCSRWIVRNSTDIWHPVEGNLTCVDVLQVVPETLEVSSTSIKLNWTCRFPRMCQNIRARCQLEQHSSSNCEAEEVKVEEILQGWEGTFTCSPLQPFTVYSVTIFLLPSTILYTRLITTKEMVPDKPEKLEVDSKTGSLTWKALPSCKGKIIGYQLNITTMRAEDGSLVEFSQVLVNQSVSEYVPPHQTAGNKYLVTVQGLTVAGAGPASQVEFQTYVLVSGQPMGPWPGSAVTVVVVVLLLIPLSAGIIWFVLFRKKKALPSKAEEDQYTELQPYENVQGDNYCVIETFLEKDAGKCDQAGEPFPPPLPVHESQQ